In Caldicellulosiruptor obsidiansis OB47, a single window of DNA contains:
- the miaA gene encoding tRNA (adenosine(37)-N6)-dimethylallyltransferase MiaA, with protein MEKIPLIVIAGLTATGKTDVAVELAQLVNGEIVSADSMCVYKLMDIGTAKPTKEQREAVRHYVIDVVFPDEDYNVAMFQKDATNAILDIYKRGKIPLLVGGTGFYIKSVVDDVEFPEMGDSKQIRRMLYDELNRKGNVYLYDLLKGIDQDAANSVHPNNVKRVIRYLEIYFLTGKKPTEFLDKVRRKGSEKYNVLPLCFIMEREALWQRIEKRVEKMFDMGLADEVKKLLDMGYSKDLKSMQGLGYKQVIPYVEGKISLQEAKEELKIRTRQFAKRQRIWFKYQGEFMFLDITGMRFEEVVKKCFELCKSVV; from the coding sequence ATGGAGAAGATACCTTTAATTGTAATTGCAGGCCTTACTGCCACCGGAAAAACAGATGTTGCAGTAGAGCTTGCTCAGCTTGTAAACGGCGAGATTGTGTCTGCAGATTCGATGTGTGTGTACAAGCTTATGGATATTGGCACAGCAAAGCCTACAAAGGAGCAAAGAGAAGCTGTCAGACATTATGTTATTGATGTGGTATTTCCAGATGAGGATTATAATGTTGCGATGTTTCAAAAGGATGCCACAAATGCAATTTTGGATATTTATAAAAGAGGTAAAATACCTTTGCTTGTAGGCGGCACAGGGTTTTATATAAAGTCGGTTGTGGACGATGTCGAATTTCCTGAAATGGGGGATTCAAAACAAATAAGAAGAATGCTTTACGATGAACTCAATAGGAAAGGCAATGTGTATCTTTACGATTTGCTCAAAGGTATAGATCAGGATGCAGCAAACTCTGTACATCCAAACAATGTAAAAAGGGTGATAAGATATTTAGAAATCTATTTTTTGACTGGCAAAAAACCAACAGAGTTTTTAGACAAGGTAAGAAGAAAGGGAAGCGAAAAGTATAATGTATTGCCTCTGTGTTTTATAATGGAAAGAGAAGCTCTTTGGCAGAGGATTGAAAAAAGGGTTGAAAAGATGTTTGATATGGGGCTTGCAGATGAAGTTAAAAAGCTTTTGGATATGGGATATTCAAAGGATTTAAAATCTATGCAGGGGCTTGGATATAAGCAGGTAATACCGTATGTTGAAGGGAAGATTTCTTTGCAAGAGGCGAAAGAAGAGCTTAAAATAAGGACAAGACAGTTTGCTAAAAGGCAGAGGATTTGGTTTAAATATCAGGGAGAATTTATGTTTTTGGATATTACAGGTATGAGGTTTGAAGAAGTTGTGAAAAAATGTTTTGAACTTTGCAAAAGTGTGGTATAA
- a CDS encoding methionine gamma-lyase family protein encodes MILKIDIEALKKFYNFSHDLLSLTEQALEDLKENFEYIEEIKSFNQLKVLNAFHHSRLSYTHLNKTDGYGYSDSGRDVIEKIFAKVFGCEDALVRIQFISGTQAIATMLFALLRPGDTLLSICGKPYDTLQKVIGIKEGGHGNLIEFGIRYQEINLKNNDFDFRKIESTLKENFIKVVFIQRSRGYSLRESIPIGKLEKVIRFIKDISPQTVIVVDNCYGEFVEKLEPTEVGADLIAGSLIKNPGGTIASCGGYIAGKRELVEMCADRLNSPGMGKEVGPSLGFNKEILQGLLFSPHIVAESLKVAVFTSYIMEKLGYEVLPKFDEKRTDIIQIIVFKNEYELVRFCQGVQKGCPVDSNVLPEAWNMPGYSHKVIMAAGGFVQGTSSELSCDAPIREPYAAYLQGSSSFEIGLVGILHAIENIRRM; translated from the coding sequence ATGATATTGAAGATAGATATCGAGGCATTAAAAAAATTTTATAATTTTTCTCATGATTTGCTAAGCTTAACAGAGCAAGCTTTAGAAGATTTAAAAGAGAATTTCGAATATATAGAGGAAATAAAATCCTTCAATCAGCTAAAGGTTTTAAATGCTTTTCACCACAGCAGGCTTTCATACACCCATCTGAATAAGACAGATGGATATGGATACTCGGATAGCGGGCGAGATGTGATTGAAAAAATCTTTGCAAAAGTTTTCGGATGTGAGGATGCACTTGTGCGAATCCAATTTATTTCTGGGACACAGGCAATTGCAACAATGCTATTTGCTCTGCTCAGGCCAGGCGATACTCTTCTTTCAATCTGTGGGAAACCTTATGATACACTGCAAAAAGTGATTGGAATAAAAGAAGGTGGACATGGAAACCTTATTGAGTTTGGAATAAGATACCAAGAAATTAATTTAAAGAATAATGATTTTGACTTTAGAAAAATAGAGAGCACTTTAAAAGAAAATTTTATAAAAGTAGTTTTTATTCAACGTTCACGCGGTTATTCATTGAGAGAGTCAATTCCAATCGGAAAGTTGGAAAAGGTAATTAGGTTCATAAAAGACATTTCTCCTCAGACAGTTATTGTGGTTGACAACTGTTATGGAGAATTTGTGGAGAAATTAGAGCCCACAGAAGTAGGAGCAGATCTGATAGCAGGTTCCCTTATTAAAAATCCTGGTGGGACGATTGCTTCATGTGGCGGCTATATCGCGGGAAAAAGAGAACTTGTTGAGATGTGTGCAGACAGGCTGAATTCTCCTGGCATGGGAAAAGAAGTTGGACCATCACTCGGATTTAACAAAGAGATTCTACAAGGGCTTTTATTTTCACCACACATAGTAGCCGAAAGTTTAAAAGTGGCTGTGTTTACTTCATATATAATGGAAAAGTTAGGATATGAGGTTTTGCCAAAGTTTGATGAAAAGAGAACAGATATAATTCAGATTATAGTTTTTAAAAACGAATATGAACTTGTAAGATTTTGTCAGGGAGTGCAAAAAGGTTGTCCGGTGGACAGTAATGTTTTGCCTGAAGCATGGAATATGCCAGGATATTCTCACAAGGTAATAATGGCAGCAGGTGGATTTGTCCAAGGAACATCTTCAGAGCTTTCTTGTGATGCCCCAATAAGAGAGCCATATGCTGCATATCTACAGGGCAGCTCTTCGTTTGAAATCGGACTTGTTGGAATTTTACATGCCATTGAAAATATTAGGAGGATGTAG
- the hfq gene encoding RNA chaperone Hfq yields MAKGSLNLQDLFLNQLRKEKVNVTIFLLSGFQLKGVIKGFDNFTLIVETDNNKQQLIYKHAISSIMPSKPINYMAQAQNNQQASQQNSNQG; encoded by the coding sequence GTGGCGAAAGGAAGTTTAAACTTGCAGGACTTATTTTTAAATCAGTTAAGAAAAGAAAAAGTGAATGTTACAATTTTCCTGCTCAGTGGTTTTCAGTTAAAAGGAGTTATCAAGGGTTTTGATAACTTTACATTGATTGTAGAGACTGACAATAACAAGCAACAGCTAATTTACAAGCACGCTATATCTTCAATCATGCCCTCAAAGCCAATAAACTATATGGCTCAGGCACAAAATAATCAGCAAGCTTCTCAACAAAATAGCAATCAAGGTTAG
- the pta gene encoding phosphate acetyltransferase, with protein MAFIDTIIEKAKSDIKTIVLPESYEERNLKAASIALKEKIAKIILIGKEDEIKKEAAKFGANVDDAIFIDPENFHRFDEFVNEFYELRKNKGITLEDARKIMKDPMYFGVMLVYKGLADGMVSGAIHSTADTLRPALQILKTAHGVKLVSSFFIMVVPNCEYGENGVFIYADAGLNPNPTAEELADIAISSAKSFETLVGKTPKVAMLSYSTKGSAKSEMVDKVVEATKIAKEKAPDLLIDGELQADAAIVPSVAKLKAPGSPVAGQANVLIFPDLDAGNIAYKLTERLAKAEAYGPITQGIAKPVNDLSRGCKAEDIVGVIAITAVQAMMK; from the coding sequence ATGGCTTTTATTGATACAATTATCGAAAAAGCAAAATCAGATATAAAGACAATTGTACTTCCCGAAAGCTACGAAGAAAGAAATTTAAAAGCTGCCTCCATAGCTCTAAAAGAAAAGATAGCCAAGATAATTTTGATTGGGAAAGAAGATGAGATTAAAAAAGAAGCAGCAAAATTTGGAGCAAATGTAGATGACGCTATTTTTATTGACCCAGAGAATTTTCATAGATTTGATGAATTTGTTAATGAATTTTATGAGCTGAGAAAAAATAAAGGTATAACATTGGAAGATGCAAGAAAGATTATGAAAGACCCGATGTATTTTGGTGTTATGCTTGTATACAAAGGTTTGGCAGATGGTATGGTATCTGGTGCTATTCACTCAACAGCAGATACCTTACGACCAGCCCTGCAGATATTAAAAACAGCACATGGAGTAAAGCTTGTTTCAAGCTTCTTTATTATGGTGGTACCAAACTGCGAATATGGTGAAAATGGAGTTTTTATATATGCTGATGCAGGTTTGAATCCTAATCCAACAGCAGAGGAGCTTGCAGATATAGCTATTTCATCCGCAAAGAGCTTTGAAACCTTGGTTGGAAAAACTCCAAAAGTAGCAATGCTCTCATATTCAACAAAAGGTTCTGCAAAGTCAGAAATGGTTGATAAGGTTGTTGAAGCAACTAAGATTGCAAAAGAAAAAGCACCAGACCTTTTAATAGACGGTGAGCTTCAAGCAGATGCTGCAATAGTTCCTTCTGTTGCAAAGCTGAAAGCACCGGGAAGTCCTGTTGCAGGGCAAGCAAATGTTCTAATCTTCCCTGACCTTGATGCAGGCAATATTGCATACAAACTTACAGAAAGGCTTGCGAAAGCAGAAGCGTACGGGCCTATTACCCAGGGAATAGCAAAACCTGTAAATGATTTGTCCCGAGGTTGCAAAGCGGAAGATATTGTGGGAGTTATTGCAATTACTGCTGTTCAGGCTATGATGAAATAA
- a CDS encoding acetate kinase, with product MKVLVLNSGSSSLKYQFIDTDTEVALCKGVVDRIGLPGAFIRHQKNGQEIVKEQEIKDHNVAIKLVLEMLTHKDAGIIHSMDEIDAIGHRVVHGGEYFSDAVVVNEEVKKAIRECIELAPLHNPANLMGIEACEKEIPGKPNVAVFDTAFHQTMPRYAYMYSLPYEVYEKYKIRKYGFHGTSHKYVAIKAAEYLKRPLEELKLITCHLGNGSSVCAIKYGKSVDTSMGFTPLAGLAMGTRSGTIDPAVILYLMEKEKMDVKQMNDFLNKKSGVLGISGVSSDFRDLEKAANEGNERAKLAIDMFCYRVKKYIGEYAAVLGGADAIIFTAGIGENNALVRDKCLTDLEYMGVLYDREKNFNVEKGKISEINKSESKVKILIVPTNEELMIARETKRLLSK from the coding sequence ATGAAAGTTTTGGTATTGAATTCAGGGAGTTCATCTTTAAAGTATCAATTTATTGATACCGATACAGAGGTTGCACTTTGTAAAGGTGTTGTTGATAGGATTGGTTTGCCGGGAGCATTTATTAGACATCAGAAAAACGGTCAAGAGATTGTAAAAGAACAGGAAATAAAAGACCACAATGTCGCTATTAAGCTTGTGTTAGAGATGCTCACACATAAAGATGCAGGCATTATCCATTCTATGGACGAGATTGATGCAATTGGCCATAGAGTTGTGCATGGCGGAGAGTATTTTAGTGATGCAGTGGTTGTCAATGAAGAGGTAAAAAAAGCGATAAGAGAATGTATTGAACTTGCGCCTCTTCACAATCCTGCTAATTTAATGGGAATTGAAGCGTGTGAAAAAGAAATTCCTGGAAAACCAAATGTGGCTGTATTTGATACAGCATTTCATCAAACAATGCCAAGATATGCGTATATGTATTCGCTTCCATATGAGGTGTATGAGAAATATAAAATTAGAAAATATGGATTTCATGGAACGTCACATAAATATGTTGCAATTAAAGCTGCAGAATATTTAAAAAGACCACTGGAGGAATTGAAACTTATAACTTGTCATCTTGGTAATGGTTCAAGTGTGTGTGCAATAAAATATGGAAAGTCAGTTGATACAAGCATGGGATTTACTCCTTTGGCTGGTCTTGCAATGGGAACAAGAAGCGGAACAATTGACCCGGCTGTGATACTGTACCTCATGGAGAAGGAAAAAATGGATGTGAAGCAGATGAATGATTTTCTGAATAAAAAGTCGGGTGTGCTTGGTATATCAGGGGTGAGCAGTGACTTTAGAGATTTAGAGAAAGCTGCAAATGAGGGTAATGAAAGGGCAAAGCTTGCAATTGATATGTTCTGTTACAGGGTAAAAAAATATATTGGTGAGTATGCAGCTGTATTAGGCGGGGCAGATGCTATTATATTCACTGCGGGAATTGGTGAAAATAACGCTCTTGTGAGAGATAAATGTTTGACTGATCTTGAATATATGGGTGTTCTGTATGATAGAGAGAAGAACTTCAATGTAGAAAAAGGCAAGATTTCTGAAATAAATAAGTCTGAGAGCAAGGTAAAGATTTTAATAGTTCCTACAAACGAAGAACTTATGATTGCGAGAGAGACAAAAAGGCTTCTTTCAAAATAA
- a CDS encoding desulfoferrodoxin, which yields MIKRGNVYKCEICGNIVEVLHAGGGQLVCCGKPMTLLEANTVDASLEKHVPVIEKTEEGILVKVGEVAHPMEEKHYIMWIELIADNKLYRKYLKPGDEPKALFEVSAESVVAYEYCNLHGLWKKE from the coding sequence ATGATTAAAAGAGGAAATGTATACAAATGTGAGATTTGTGGAAACATAGTAGAGGTTTTGCATGCAGGTGGTGGCCAGCTTGTATGCTGTGGAAAACCCATGACGCTGCTTGAAGCTAACACAGTTGATGCAAGTTTAGAAAAGCATGTCCCTGTTATCGAAAAGACAGAAGAGGGCATCTTGGTCAAAGTAGGTGAAGTTGCTCATCCAATGGAAGAAAAACACTACATCATGTGGATTGAACTCATTGCAGACAACAAACTTTACAGAAAATATCTAAAACCAGGCGATGAACCAAAGGCACTGTTTGAAGTTTCAGCTGAGAGTGTAGTGGCATACGAATATTGCAATTTACATGGACTGTGGAAAAAAGAATAG
- the lexA gene encoding transcriptional repressor LexA, producing MKKQLTKKQEEILEFIKKRIKEKGYPPAVREICEATGLKSTSTVHGHLTRLEKKGYIRRDPSKPRAIEIVDDEFYVHRNVVQLPLVGKVTAGEPILAVENIEETMTLPYDLVGTEDAFLLRVRGDSMIEAGIYDNDIIIVRRQNVAENGDIVVALIDDEATVKRFYKEHDHIRLQPENKAMEPIIVKDVKILGKVIGLIRRM from the coding sequence ATGAAAAAACAACTTACAAAAAAGCAAGAGGAAATATTAGAATTTATAAAAAAGAGAATTAAAGAAAAGGGCTATCCTCCTGCTGTGAGAGAAATTTGTGAGGCAACAGGTCTTAAGTCAACTTCAACTGTGCACGGTCATCTGACACGGCTTGAAAAAAAAGGTTATATTAGGCGCGACCCATCAAAACCAAGAGCTATCGAAATCGTAGACGACGAGTTTTATGTACACAGAAATGTTGTGCAACTACCTCTTGTTGGGAAGGTAACTGCAGGCGAACCGATCTTAGCTGTGGAAAATATAGAAGAAACTATGACCCTGCCGTACGACCTTGTGGGAACAGAAGATGCATTTTTGCTTCGAGTTAGAGGAGATAGTATGATTGAGGCAGGAATTTACGATAATGATATAATAATTGTCAGAAGACAAAATGTGGCTGAAAATGGAGATATTGTAGTCGCCTTAATTGACGATGAAGCAACAGTAAAGAGATTTTACAAGGAACACGACCATATAAGACTTCAACCAGAGAACAAGGCCATGGAGCCTATTATCGTCAAAGATGTAAAAATTCTTGGTAAGGTTATAGGACTTATTAGGAGGATGTAA